Proteins encoded together in one bacterium window:
- a CDS encoding ATP-binding protein — protein sequence MKKINFLNILLLFSTSAWAATPQVDINLGGFKLNANDVAAAVTKSAQVIAEATRFKRAQIESKINVLETQRQGIGVKRDQGIMGGAAYEQASKSFDDQIKALRKELKNLDRRSEKTGENVEKIITTGWQTAMDVYQKEHDRKTQIAITAANKAVENEGAMERLRFLTEFATQPETLTRSSIFLAGTLTLLSVVYYGGKLTYRYAEAKMSRPTLATNSFHVTWLERFKTFFQLAESKEKVFDDVIFSEALEEKLRNLADDTKNIPQSKLPFRNLLLYGPPGTGKTLFAEKLAMYSNMDFIFIPGGNFAQFEQGQDIVELNKLFDWADQAPNGLIIFIDEADAFLHKRTGNDQHGTKVISTFLARTGGLSEKCMFILATNDPNKLDGAVLSRMHKKINVPLPTLNERIKLITLYLNKFATQTQHATVSSLVTEEFLCNVAEQLEGFAGRDIKQIFLDVQYMVARTNDKMLTPAIIMQAVNEKIAEQHITYSLNSEELPPTT from the coding sequence ATGAAAAAAATTAATTTTCTGAATATACTTCTTCTCTTTTCAACAAGCGCATGGGCAGCAACGCCTCAAGTTGATATCAATCTTGGCGGGTTCAAGCTCAACGCCAACGATGTTGCCGCAGCCGTTACCAAATCGGCACAAGTCATTGCCGAAGCAACACGCTTTAAACGTGCACAAATTGAAAGCAAGATTAATGTCTTAGAAACACAGCGCCAAGGAATTGGCGTCAAACGCGATCAAGGCATCATGGGCGGTGCAGCTTATGAACAAGCAAGCAAAAGCTTTGACGACCAAATAAAAGCACTGCGTAAAGAACTTAAAAATTTAGATCGACGTAGCGAAAAAACCGGCGAAAATGTTGAAAAAATTATTACCACCGGCTGGCAAACCGCGATGGATGTTTACCAAAAAGAACATGACCGTAAAACACAAATCGCCATCACTGCCGCCAACAAAGCGGTTGAAAATGAAGGTGCTATGGAACGCTTGCGCTTTCTTACTGAGTTTGCAACACAACCAGAAACACTCACGCGCTCCAGTATCTTTTTGGCGGGCACACTCACGCTATTGAGCGTTGTTTATTATGGCGGCAAACTTACCTATCGCTATGCGGAAGCAAAAATGAGCCGACCAACATTAGCAACCAACAGTTTTCATGTCACGTGGCTTGAACGCTTCAAAACATTTTTCCAGTTAGCAGAATCCAAAGAAAAAGTGTTTGACGATGTTATCTTCAGCGAAGCACTTGAAGAAAAATTACGCAATTTGGCTGATGATACAAAAAACATTCCGCAAAGCAAACTACCATTCCGTAATCTTTTGTTGTACGGCCCACCCGGCACTGGTAAAACATTGTTTGCTGAAAAACTAGCAATGTATTCCAACATGGACTTTATCTTTATTCCCGGCGGCAACTTTGCGCAGTTTGAACAAGGACAAGATATTGTTGAACTCAATAAATTGTTTGATTGGGCAGACCAAGCGCCTAACGGGCTGATTATTTTTATTGACGAAGCAGATGCATTTTTGCACAAACGTACTGGTAATGATCAGCACGGTACCAAAGTGATTAGCACCTTCTTGGCGCGCACTGGCGGACTCTCTGAAAAATGTATGTTTATTTTGGCAACCAACGACCCAAACAAACTCGATGGCGCCGTGCTCAGTCGTATGCATAAAAAAATTAATGTCCCGCTTCCAACGCTTAATGAACGCATCAAACTCATCACGCTTTATTTAAATAAATTTGCAACTCAAACTCAACATGCAACCGTTTCAAGCTTGGTAACTGAAGAGTTTTTATGCAATGTCGCAGAACAACTTGAAGGATTTGCGGGTCGTGATATCAAACAAATTTTCTTGGACGTGCAGTACATGGTCGCCCGCACCAACGACAAAATGTTAACACCAGCCATTATTATGCAGGCGGTTAATGAAAAAATTGCTGAACAACATATTACCTACTCGTTAAACAGCGAAGAGCTGCCACCAACTACTTAG
- the ftsY gene encoding signal recognition particle-docking protein FtsY → MLGFIKDKIKKVYTGFTQQIASLFLRNQLDEQFINELSNLLLVADVGVKTTERLIAQLRLHIANKTIENGEQLREQLEQMLQTILEAPGKPAALPAVTLMVGINGSGKTTFVGKLAYRLQAQGKKVLLIAGDTFRAAATQQLAEWGARSDVEVFIGREHQDPASVIFDGCTRFKEGGFDHVIIDTAGRLQTKANLMRELEKMRKIIDRQLPDIPVATLLTVDAMLGQNSLRQAEVFHEATTLDGIVVTKLDGTGKGGIVFSIIEQFKVPIVFVAFGEGIEDMSDFNARDYVHDLLHE, encoded by the coding sequence ATGCTCGGTTTTATTAAAGATAAAATAAAAAAAGTTTACACGGGGTTTACGCAACAAATTGCATCACTTTTTTTACGCAATCAACTTGACGAACAATTTATTAATGAATTGAGTAATTTATTGTTAGTTGCCGATGTTGGCGTTAAAACAACAGAGCGTTTAATAGCTCAATTGCGCTTACATATTGCCAATAAAACTATTGAGAATGGCGAGCAATTGCGTGAGCAACTTGAACAGATGTTACAAACAATTCTTGAAGCGCCCGGCAAGCCTGCAGCGTTGCCAGCGGTGACGTTGATGGTGGGCATTAATGGCAGTGGCAAGACGACCTTTGTTGGCAAACTTGCGTATCGTTTACAAGCGCAAGGTAAAAAAGTTTTATTGATTGCTGGCGATACGTTTCGTGCAGCAGCAACGCAGCAGTTGGCTGAGTGGGGTGCGCGTTCTGATGTTGAAGTTTTTATTGGTCGTGAACATCAAGATCCGGCATCGGTTATCTTTGATGGTTGTACGCGATTTAAAGAGGGTGGTTTTGATCACGTAATTATTGATACGGCAGGTCGGTTACAAACCAAAGCGAATTTGATGCGTGAGCTTGAAAAAATGAGAAAGATTATTGATCGACAATTGCCTGATATTCCGGTAGCAACGTTGTTGACGGTTGATGCAATGTTGGGACAAAATTCTTTGCGCCAAGCTGAAGTTTTTCATGAAGCAACAACGTTGGATGGCATTGTGGTAACCAAGCTTGACGGTACCGGTAAGGGTGGTATTGTATTTTCGATTATCGAGCAATTTAAGGTGCCAATTGTATTTGTTGCATTTGGTGAAGGCATTGAAGATATGAGTGATTTCAATGCGCGTGATTATGTGCATGACTTATTGCATGAATAA